GCGGCGTCGCGCTCCCTCATGTCAGCTCACTGAGCCGCGTGCCGCTGGTGGCGGTGCGAGGCGGCGGGGTGGTTTCCCGGCAGCGTCGCCTGCGAGGACCCGGTGAGCCGCTCCCGCAGCGACTCCCCGTCGCGGTACTCCGTCGTGACGACTCCGCGCTGCCGCAGGATCGGCAGCACCGACTCGATGAAGTCGGTGGTCGAGGCCGGCTGCACCGTCGGCGACAGCAGGAAGCCGTCCAGGTCCGCGCCGTCGGCCAGCGCGCAGATCTGGTCGGCGATCTCCTCGGCGCTGCCGACGATCGGCTTGGCCCCGACGCCGTGCTTGTGCCAGTCCCGCAGGACGTCGCCGACCGTCTTGTCGGCGAAGCGCGCGAGCTGCGTCTGGGAGATCTCCGTGCTCAGCTCCGCCATCGGCGTGTCGTGCGAGTACGACGACAGGTCGATGCCGGTGAACATCGCGTAGCTCGCGACGGTGACCTCTGGCCGCTGCGCGTCCAGGATGCGCTGGTACCGCCGCTCGGCGTCGGCGGTGGTGGCCCCGACCACACACGCCAGCGCCGACATGACCTTCACGTCGTCGGCGTTCCGGCCGGCGTTCACCGCCTCGGCCCGGATGGCCGAGGTGTGCGCGCCGAGCTGCTCGGCCGACCCGCTGCCGATGAAGACGCACTCGCCGTGCCGTCCGGCCACGCGCCGTCCCGCCGGCGAGGCCCCGGCCTGGAAGAGCACCGGCGTGCCCTGCGGGGAGTAGGCGGTGTTGCCGTAGCCCTCGGAGCGGAAGTACTTGCCGGCGTGCTTGATCAGGTGCACGCGCTCGGGGTCGGCGAACCGGCCGTTCTTGTCCTTCTCCAGCGCGTCCGGCTCCCAGGCCCCCTCCCAGTACTTGTAGACGACCTCCAAGAACTCCTCGGCCATCGCATAGCGCTCGTCGTGCGCGACCATGTCCATCCCGAACGCCTTCACAGCGGTGTCAGCGGTTCCGGTGGTCACGATGTTCCAGCCGAGCCGGCCCTGCGAGAGCTGGTCCAGGGTGGCCATCCGGCGCGCGAACGAATACGGCGGCTCCACCAGCACCGATCCGGTGATGACCAGCCCGAGTTCGGAGGTGGCGGACAGCAGCGCCGCCGCGACGATCGCCGGGTCCAGCCGCGGCAGGTCCAGGCTCTCCTCGCTGGCGATCGCCGGCCGCGTGCCGCGCACCTCCGACCAGCCCCAGGCGTCGGCCAGGAACAGGAAGTCGAACTTCGCGTCCTCGCACAGCGCCGCGATCCGCTTCCAGTAGCCGAGCGTGTCGAACAGGTGCCGCTCGCTGTCCTGGTGCCGCCAGGTGGCCGTGCCGCCGGAGTTGGTCTGCGCGTTCTCGAAAAGTCCGAGCTTGAGGGTCTTCATCGGGTGTTCTCCTGCTGCTGTGCGAATTGGTCAACCTGCTGGGCAAATCGGTCAACGTCTGCGGC
The genomic region above belongs to Catenulispora sp. MAP5-51 and contains:
- a CDS encoding NtaA/DmoA family FMN-dependent monooxygenase (This protein belongs to a clade of FMN-dependent monooxygenases, within a broader family of flavin-dependent oxidoreductases, the luciferase-like monooxygenase (LMM) family, some of whose members use coenzyme F420 rather than FMN.), yielding MKTLKLGLFENAQTNSGGTATWRHQDSERHLFDTLGYWKRIAALCEDAKFDFLFLADAWGWSEVRGTRPAIASEESLDLPRLDPAIVAAALLSATSELGLVITGSVLVEPPYSFARRMATLDQLSQGRLGWNIVTTGTADTAVKAFGMDMVAHDERYAMAEEFLEVVYKYWEGAWEPDALEKDKNGRFADPERVHLIKHAGKYFRSEGYGNTAYSPQGTPVLFQAGASPAGRRVAGRHGECVFIGSGSAEQLGAHTSAIRAEAVNAGRNADDVKVMSALACVVGATTADAERRYQRILDAQRPEVTVASYAMFTGIDLSSYSHDTPMAELSTEISQTQLARFADKTVGDVLRDWHKHGVGAKPIVGSAEEIADQICALADGADLDGFLLSPTVQPASTTDFIESVLPILRQRGVVTTEYRDGESLRERLTGSSQATLPGNHPAASHRHQRHAAQ